Proteins encoded within one genomic window of Aspergillus nidulans FGSC A4 chromosome VII:
- a CDS encoding acetyltransferase SAS4-like domain-containing protein (transcript_id=CADANIAT00008129), producing MRKALVITATAISGLSLAVSLYLSHQKRYLASQVRHSSERGQLSPSTPRNVSSISSDIFSSEYYTLYDYASISAPRHSLPDLEPSQLLIALLRRNMSSFASSPQARLLKLAASDPETIRSFDRAHIVALDFDEGDLVCNAYRVRLRAPEKVEFEFLFGVQGRLVVSVEVKGEDMVFHNETLMWRDKDTKNKLPLENGFANWVHELTAWWMLESGISFELTRSGHSCHSSRIQFPLPRVISHRHRALMRPERVEEIPSRFPPLPTDPMTSTAIMPARSRSSLRALRRDPNATNDDSAGVQPPPPKRPRLNLFPSRRRKSSPDLLDTTIDSSPSTSSTKLRRPRPLLAHSAHTTSSPPSGSSTPHARNLRQHHTPNSSSAALYLNGGRESPDPLDTISPAPALKPSTITTSTPTPTSAAYRQRRLTQYLKPASEQAVKDSSKSKNTRPARGSTVPPPSDESAPQSLTVPSETADRAVPEKRRSLRSHDGGSRAKSELALYFPNYDQIMSLEPPKTELLSENTVIKLIDDLAEPLDLSSAPSSSDADAPFGNPLVNLYKCDVITLPDTQLKNESRPDIEAGEAEEDDPLNDEFYFKAHRRHERQEKQLRNIERDRARHDQQQLDRLLDELQGHDWLRVMGITGRSLSEQDKKLYEPKRDYFIAEISTLLQKFKIWKEEEKRRKLDKDYKSASFHSDAAEPSYGNAKDNDRKDDDEEATAEPTSDDVDALAARQLLQEARSATAGKQPKSKLEQQELAQSAPPPLPGLPKPFTSFFAKPHLRAQAMSGNRKGRTRLAFGHLIPELGERDFELPGDILTPEAIKDCQRKRRRMKRDKASSG from the exons CGCGGCCAgctctctccttcaacacCGCGCAatgtctcctccatctcgtccGATATCTTCAGCTCAGAGTACTATACCCTTTATGACTACGCCTCCATCTCAGCGCCACGCCACTCCCTACCAGACCTCGAACCAAGCCAACTCCTCATCGCGCTTCTCCGCCGAAATATGTCCTCTTTCGCATCTTCGCCACAAGCCCGCCTTCTCAAACTCGCAGCATCAGACCCGGAAACCATCCGGAGCTTCGACCGCGCGCACATAGTGGCTCTCGACTTTGACGAGGGGGATCTGGTCTGTAATGCGTATAGGGTTAGGCTACGTGCGCCCGAGAAGGTAGAGTTTGAATTCCTGTTTGGGGTTCAGGGCCGGTTGGTGGTGAGTGTTGAAGTTAAAGGGGAGGACATGGTCTTTCACAACGAAACGCTCATGTGGAGGGACAAGGATACAAAGAATAAGCTCCCTCTAGAGAATGGGTTCGCGAATTGGGTGCACGAATTGACTGCTTGGTGGATGCTGGAGTCGGGAATAAG CTTCGAGTTGACCAGATCCGGTCATTCTTGCCATTCCTCTCGTATCCAATTCCCCCTTCCACGCGTCATCTCACACCGGCATCGGGCTTTGATGCGCCCAGAGCGCGTCGAAGAAATCCCCAGTCGCTTTCCCCCATTACCTACAGATCCAATGACCTCCACAGCCATCATGCCCGCGCGATCGAGGTCATCTCTCCGCGCCCTGCGCAGAGACCCCAACGCCACGAACGATGATTCCGCGGGCGTTCAACCGCCTCCCCCCAAGCGACCCCGTCTGAACCTTTTCCCCTCGCGTCGTCGAAAGAGCTCTCCAGATCTCCTCGATACCACAATCGACAGCTcgccctccacctcctccacaaAGCTCCGCCGACCGCGACCGCTCCTCGCGCATTCCGCTCAcaccacttcctctccgccATCCGGTAGCAGCACGCCTCACGCCCGAAACCTCCGTCAACACCACACTCCTAATTCGAGTTCAGCGGCACTATATCTGAATGGTGGCCGCGAGTCCCCGGATCCCCTTGATACAATCTCGCCTGCTCCGGCTCTGAAACCATCTACAATCACTACTAGTACGCCCACGCCCACCTCCGCGGCGTATCGCCAGCGTCGTCTCACGCAGTACCTAAAACCCGCGTCTGAACAAGCTGTAAAGGATAGTTCAAAGTCAAAGAATACCCGTCCGGCTCGGGGCTCGACCGTCCCGCCACCTTCAGACGAATCAGCTCCCCAATCGTTGACAGTACCTTCCGAAACGGCCGATCGCGCTGTGCCAGAGAAGCGGCGGAGCCTTCGCTCCCATGATGGGGGTTCAAGGGCGAAGAGCGAATTGGCGCTCTATTTTCCAAATTATGATCAGATAATGAGTTTGGAGCCTCCAAAAACAG AATTGCTGTCAGAGAATACAGTTATAAAGCTAATAGATGATCTTGCCGAACCTCTCGATTTATCCTCCGCCCCTTCGAGTTCTGATGCGGACGCGCCCTTCGGAAACCCCCTGGTCAATCTATACAAGTGCGACGTTATAACCTTGCCTGATACCCAGCTCAAAAATGAGTCAAGGCCTGATattgaagctggagaggctgaggaagacgacCCCCTAAACGACGAATTCTACTTCAAAGCTCATAGACGACACGAACGGCAAGAGAAGCAACTCCGAAACATCGAGCGTGACCGCGCACGGCATGATCAACAACAACTAGACCGACTCCTCGACGAGCTCCAAGGTCACGACTGGCTGCGTGTGATGGGCATCACAGGCCGCAGTCTTTCAGAGCAAGACAAGAAACTTTACGAGCCGAAACGCGACTACTTCATCGCAGAAATCTCGACCTTACTCCAAAAGTTCAAGAtctggaaggaagaagaaaagcgCCGTAAGCTTGATAAAGATTACAAGTCTGCGTCGTTCCACTCCGACGCCGCCGAACCATCCTACGGCAATGCAAAAGATAACGACAGaaaggacgacgacgaggaagccaCCGCTGAACCAACATCCGATGACGTTGACGCCCTAGCAGCCCGTCAACTCCTTCAGGAAGCCCGCTCTGCAACAGCCGGGAAACAACCAAAGTCGAAATTAGAGCAGCAAGAACTTGCGCAATCTGCTCCACCACCTCTTCCTGGTCTGCCCAAACCATTCACCTCGTTCTTCGCGAAACCGCATCTCCGCGCACAGGCTATGTCGGGAAACCGCAAGGGGCGAACGAGGCTTGCATTCGGACATCTGATTCCGGAGCTTGGAGAGAGGGACTTTGAGCTTCCTGGGGATATTTTGACGCCTGAGGCAATCAAGGACTgtcagaggaagaggaggagaatgaagagGGATAAGGCGAGTTCCGGATAA
- a CDS encoding neutral amino acid permease (transcript_id=CADANIAT00008130) — protein MAQNAESSVPYGHEESGPEKNVTTDEDSFTRDDVKKTENSPPPYTQSPFTSDAFGDEEFAEVKYKTLKWWQCGLLMVAETVSLGVLSLPAAVAGLGFVPAIIILVALGLFATYTGYVIGQFKNRFPHVTNMADAGEVVAGKWGREFMGVAQMLFFVFVMASHLLTFTVAMNTLTEHGTCSIVFGVVGMIVSFILCLPRTLEKMSWLSLVSFISIFSAVMICMVGVGISKPGVNNTAAVVDTDLYHGFTAVTNIVFAFCGHAAFFGLAAELKDPRDFPKGLCLLQGIDISLYLIAAVVIYRYGGADVTSPALGSASPIVSKVAYGIALPTILIAGVIYGHVAAKYIYIRIFRGTDRMHKRDAVAIGSWVVIALCLWILAWIIAEAIPVFSNLLSLITALFASWFTYGLSGIFWLFMNKGLWFKNWKKISLTMVNLLAIGVACVLCGMGLWVSGKALHDNPSSASFSCANNA, from the exons ATGGCTCAAAACGCTGAGTCGTCGGTCCCATATGGACACGAAGAATCAGGCCCAGAGAAGAACGTGACTACCGACGAGGATTCTTTCACCAGAGATgacgtgaagaagacggagaacTCGCCCCCTCCATACACGCAATCGCCGTTCACATCAGATGCctttggcgatgaggagTTTGCCGAAGTCAAATACAAGACTTTGAAGTGGTG GCAATGCGGTCTGCTTATGGTGGCCGAAACAGTGTCCCTTGGTGTTCTGTCGCTGCCTGCCGCTGTTGCAGGTTTGGGTTTTGTCCC AGCCATCATTATTCTCGTTGCGCTGGGTCTTTTTGCGACATATACGGGTTACGTCATTGGACAGTTCAAGAATCGGTTTCCGCACGTTACGAACATGGCAGACGCCGGTGAGGTCGTGGCAGGGAAATGGGGTCGCGAGTTCATGGGCGTTGCGCAGATGctgttcttcgtcttcgtcatggCGAGCCATTTGCTGACGTTCACTGTCGCTATGAATACCCTCACTGAGCACGGCACGTGCTCAATTGTCTTTGGCGTTGTGGGCATGATCGTCTCGTTCATCCTGTGCTTGCCTCGcactctggagaagatgtccTGGCTCTCGCTAGTCT CGTTCATCAGTATCTTCTCGGCCGTCATGATCTGCATGGTTGGCGTCGGTATCAGCAAGCCAGGGGTAAACAATACTGCAGCTGTCGTCGACACGGACCTCTACCACGGCTTCACTGCCGTGACTAAcattgtctttgcttttt GTGGACACGCTGCTTTTTTCGGTCTCGCTGCTGAACTCAAAGATCCCCGCGACTTCCCCAAGggcctctgcctccttcAAGGAATTGACATCTCTCTCTACCTCATCGCGGCCGTCGTGATCTACCGCTACGGTGGCGCAGACGTTACCTCGCCCGCTCTGGGATCCGCAAGTCCAATCGTCAGCAAAGTTGCCTATGGCATTGCCCTCCCTACC ATCCTCATTGCAGGTGTCATTTACGGCCATGTTGCCGCCAAATACATCTATATCCGCATCTTCCGCGGCACAGACCGCATGCACAAGCGCGACGCCGTCGCCATCGGCTCGTGGGTTGTCATTGCTCTTTGCCTCTGGATTCTAGCCTGGATCATTGCCGAGGCTATCCCCGTCTTCTCCAACCTGCTCAGTCTGATCACAGCCCTTTTTGCAAGCTGGTTCACTTATGGCCTTTCCGGAATCTTCTGGCTTTTCATGAACAAAGGTCTCTGGTTCAagaactggaagaagattTCGCTCACAATGGTCAATCTGCTGGCCATCGGAGTTGCTTGTGTGCTCTGTGGTATGGGCCTCTGGGTGTCTGGCAAGGCGTTGCATGATAACCCAAGCTCAGCCAGCTTTTCTTGCGCGAATAATGCTTAG
- a CDS encoding putative MFS transporter (transcript_id=CADANIAT00008131) — protein sequence MTLAEHDDLSPHSEGTTTPDENEPNSPVEGTYNDAREVYGKIASTNFSILCGGFNDAALGPLIPYIQPWFHVGLLEISYIYLVSFAGSFSASFANIHICSHLGTGGTLLLGIAIQCTGFTLMFWAPSFPFFLVAFLFTGFGCGLANAQANSFTVTVRNSHRWLGILHAMYGMGTILAPLVANSIAAHLSRWQIYYLISLGLGATNAAFAAWAFRHGLFKPNSEGAKEAAGRELRETLAHRSLWFLTMFFFLYSGAEITLGVGVRHGDPEKVGYVASVFWCGFTFGRVALADVTHRFGERRMVFIYIALALAFQLMFWLIPNILINAISVCLLGFFIGPFYPVGLYVLTQVVPQELHLGAIGFAASFGSVGCAAFPFLTGAIASRAGVEVLQPIMIGLLIGIAFFWAVVPKPKRIRLT from the exons atgACTCTAGCGGAGCACGATGACCTGTCCCCGCATTCGGAAGGAACGACTACGCCCGACGAGAACGAGCCCAATTCACCGGTTGAAGGGACATACAATGATGCCCGTGAAGTGTATGGCAAGATAGCGAGCACGAACTTTTCAATCTTGTGCGGGGGTTTCAACG ACGCCGCCCTTGGTCCTTTAATCCCTTACATTCAGCCGTGGTTCCATGTCGGTCTGCTCGAAATCTCATACATCTACCTCGTCAGCTTCGCCGGCAGTTTCAGCGCCTCATTCGCGAATATCCACATCTGTTCGCATCTAGGAACGGGAGGGACGCTGCTTCTTGGCATTGCCATACAATGCACCGGGTTTACATTGATGTTCTGGGCCCCCTCGTTCCCGTTCTTCCTAGTGGCGTTTCTCTTCACTGGATTCGGATGCGGGCTCGCCAATGCCCAGGCGAATAGCTTTACTGTTACGGTCCGCAACTCGCATCGTTGGTTGGGAATTCTTCATGCAATGTATGGGATGGGCACGATACTGGCCCCTCTGGTTGCGAATTCAATTGCAGCACATCTATCAAGATGGCAGATTTACTATCTGATCTCCCTTGGCCTTGGTGCGACAAATGCTGCGTTTGCAGCTTGGGCGTTCCGGCATGGTTTGTTCAAGCCGAACAGTGAGGGAGCCAAGGAGGCTGCGGGACGGGAGCTGCGGGAGACATTGGCCCATCGGTCGCTTTGGTTTCTCACCATGTTTTTCTTCCTATATTCCGGGGCTGAGATAACCCTCGGCG TCGGGGTGCGTCATGGTGACCCTGAAAAGGTTGGCTACGTTGCGTCCGTCTTCTGGTGCGGCTTCACCTTCGGCCGTGTTGCGCTGGCAGACGTGACACATCGGTTTGGCGAGCGACGCATGGTCTTCATATACATCGCGCTGGCGCTCGCATTCCAGCTCATGTTCTGGCTCATCCCAAACATTCTGATTAATGCCATTTCGGTTTGTTTGTTAG GATTCTTCATCGGCCCGTTCTACCCAGTGGGACTCTACGTTCTCACGCAGGTGGTTCCACAGGAGCTCCATCTCGGGGCGATAG GGTTTGCCGCAAGCTTTGGTTCGGTTGGCTGTGCTGCATTCCCGTTCTTGACAGGAGCCATAGCCTCTCGAGCGGGTGTTGAAGTGCTGCAGCCAATAATGATAGGTTTACTAATTGGCATAGCATTCTTCTGGGCTGTGGTTCCGAAGCCAAAGCGCATCCGGTTGACTTGA
- a CDS encoding DUF3807 domain-containing protein (transcript_id=CADANIAT00008132): MAHVHIPTVTLEDLQAFQAKHFPATVKPQPLQSTSYPTHDAYNEDFYANADEEDVDDEDDDLGYYPDGVKRTLTDEQIRIFRHSEIHALLREKQIKQENEEYEKGLGGKTEAQPEAGAQVHTSLDERDGAISAPPKDVAKAVAGRKRCADKVGCDAGADEPVLKRKPTSDSGAPSEVQLDYNEESAAAPTTASQSRATRATPFMGRRIISYDD, from the exons ATGGCTCATGTTCATATCCCAACCGTAACTTTA GAAGACCTCCAAGCCTTTCAAGCCAAGCACTTTCCTGCCACCGTCAAACCGCAACCTCTGCAATCTACCTCGTACCCGACCCACGATGCCTACAACGAAGACTTCTACGCCAacgctgatgaagaagatgttgatgacgaagatgacgatctCGGCTACTACCCCGACGGCGTGAAACGCACACTCACAGATGAACAGATTCGCATTTTCAGACATAGTGAGATCCATGCACTTTTGAGAGAGAAGCAGATAAAGCAGGAAAACGAGGAGTATGAGAAGGGCCTTGGGGGTAAAACTGAAGCACAGCCTGAGGCCGGAGCTCAGGTGCATACTAGCCTCGATgagagagatggagcaaTTTCTGCTCCGCCGAAGGATGTTGCCAAGGCAGTCGCCGGCAGGAAACGCTGTGCTGATAAGGTTGGATGTGATGCAGGCGCAGACGAACCGGTTTTGAAGAGAAAGCCCACATCGGACTCGGGGGCCCCAAGCGAAGTGCAACTGGATTACAACGAGGAGAGTGCTGCTGCTCCAACAACTGCAAGTCAGTCCAGGGCTACGCGAGCAACTCCGTTTATGGGCCGGAGAATCATTTCGTACGATGATTGA
- a CDS encoding HVSL domain-containing protein (transcript_id=CADANIAT00008133) encodes MALVQYSDSESDSEKEAPPRKINKPSQNLSHNPASTLPPLPASFHDLYASSVKVSVRDDPSLHGGRKRVIPHVEGNWPTHIYLEWYPSKKELEILGNIIRQAEHMFRAEQAKLNSFLYSDLGNGGEAAVYGHIWSGTKWLWHLTVCAICPSVFEVQIDSLDWVSNFERTRWFYVLRVKRPEGDGLNRLLHISNRSLGLFNQPPLYAPLFNSKSGTQPSIRVSKPTSTGDYTECFHISIAWSLEEPSAEEKKSMESIDIQRLKALKIKFDCLKAKIGNNVSSIPL; translated from the exons ATGGCCTTGGTGCAATACTCTGACTCAGAATCTGACTCGGAGAAAGAAGCCCCTCCCAGAAAAATCAATAAACCAAGTCAAAACCTGAGTCATAACCCAGCCTCAACGCTACCGCCGTTGCCTGCATCATTCCACGATCTTTACGCTTCTAGCGTCAAAGTCAGTGTCAGAGATGACCCAAGCCTTCACGGTGGGCGGAAGAGGGTAATTCCTCATGTTGAGGGAAACTGGCCCACTCATATATATCTCGAGT GGTATCCAtcgaagaaggagcttgagatTCTGGGCAACATAATCCGCCAAGCAGAACATATGTTTCGCGCTGAACAAGCGAAACTCAATAGCTTCTTGTATAGTGATCTAGGC AACGGAGGAGAGGCAGCCGTTTATGGACACATTTGGAGCGGCACTAAGTGGCTCTGGCATCTCACCGTTTGTGCCATTTGTCCCTCAGT ATTTGAGGTCCAGATCGACAGTTTAGACTGGGTCTCCAACTTTGAGAGAACACGGTGGTTTTATGTGCTCCGAGTAAAACGGCCAGAGGGAGACGGTCTGAACCGCCTTTTGCATATCTCTAACCGCTCGCTTGGTCTTTTTAATCAACCGCCACTATACGCACCTTTATTTAACTCGAAATCTGGAACCCAACCAAGTATTCGAGTCAGCAAGCCTACATCAACGGGCGATTACACCGAGTGCTTCCATATCTCTATTGCGTGGAGCCTAGAAGAGCCATctgctgaagagaagaaaagcatgGAAAGCATAGATATTCAGCGGCTTAAAGCTCTCAAGATCAAGTTTGATTGTttgaaggcgaagatcgGCAACAATGTCTCGAGCATACCACTTTGA
- a CDS encoding uncharacterized protein (transcript_id=CADANIAT00008134) encodes MQQYQMDHAYPMPGSQSPKSISSASLGSGSPYQRFLSPSPSPTRSTRRRSRTTSVLPADYAYADILFDASQHNRGRRSRRSGLNARRSQLVKPDVIDRMDTAAQFSYHHEGPYDAVYPERNRISIHSPLDALRESNEEALKATPRHMIADAIGRRRPLDGVAFYPPGYTDPEGQTYDYEEGPNLMADCCLFPRQRFTDEDFRNDPFTNTPVKPFAPLRNVFRRTPRKHRNTA; translated from the exons ATGCAGCAATATCAAATGGACCACGCCTACCCCATGCCCGGCTCCCAGAGCCCGAAGAGCATTAGTTCCGCATCGCTGGGCAGCGGAAGCCCATACCAACGCTTTCtttcgccgtcgccgtcgccaacgCGGTCGACCAGACGACGTAGCCGCACCACTTCAGTCCTACCTGCAGACTACGCCTATGCCGATATACTCTTTGACGCTTCCCAGCACAACCGCGGAAGACGTTCTCGGCGCTCTGGACTGAATGCCCGGCGGTCTCAGCTCGTCAAACCAGACGTGATCGATCGCATGGACACAGCGGCCCAGTTCTCTTACCATCACGAAGGACCGTACGACGCCGTCTACCCAGAGCGCAACAGAATCAGTATCCACTCGCCACTGGATGCTCTCAGGGAGTCTAACGAAGAGGCCCTTAAGGCAACTCCGCGCCACATGATCGCCGACGCCATCGGCCGGCGCCGGCCTCTCGATGGGGTGGCCTTCTATCCTCCTGGCTATACCGACCCAGAGGGCCAGACGTACGATTATGAAGAAGGTCCGAATTTAATGGCTGACTGTTGCTTGTTCCCCCGCCAG AGATTCACAGACGAGGACTTCAGGAATGATCCTTTTACGAACACGCCGGTAAAACCCTTTGCTCCACTTCGCAACGTCTTCCGACGGACCCCGAGGAAGCACAGGAACACGGCGTAG
- a CDS encoding ER oxidoreductin (transcript_id=CADANIAT00008135), with product MRSAAKFFYLAVFGFMSQANADKHGEKSMHGYDTCAIDHNAVVSDACVSYHTIDALNDQIYSLLQSITQETDFFSYYRLNLFNKVCPFWSESEGMCGNIACAVNTIDSEEDIPLTWRAEELSKLEGPKAGHPGRQQQHERPRDKPLQGMLGEDVGESCVVEYDDECDERDYCVPEDEGSSGKGDYVSLVDNPERFTGYAGAGANQVWDAIYRENCFLKPVPELEQSSFTPLGGLQAIQDFQNVLQKESKRPDLLPLDNECVEKRVFHRLISGMHASISTHLCWDYLNQTTGQWHPNLQCFKERLHNHPERISNLYFNYALVARAVSKLRKHLEGYTYCLGDPAQDQDTKEKISLLTSTLAERPQIFDENVMFQDPGAIDLKEDFRNRFRNVSRLMDCVGCDKCRLWGKLQVNGYGTALKVLFEYDETKNGENPPLRRTELVALINTLGRISHSIAAVRSFHRAMEVTDGQVFAIPAGSTAGQSRAGGKKVRRLVKNGGSTFYYEDDTAEDYQYISQQRPWERQRVKREGDTIIDDFKAEFSVVWDTLIFVLKSWVNIPWTFWEIGVLEANRLWSYWLGLPVPPRAWRIQLPQRPPPPIVVRDEL from the exons ATGCGCTCCGCAGCGAAATTTTTCTACCTGGCCGTGTTTGGCTTCATGAGCCAGGCCAATGCCGATAAGCATGGAGAAAAATCGATGCATGGCTATGACACATGCGCA ATTGACCACAATGCTGTTGTCTCCGACGCCTGCGTTTCCTACCACACCATTGATGCTCTTAACGACCAAATCTACTCACTCCTCCAGTCCATTACGCAAGAAACCGATTTCTTTTCATATTATCGCCTCAACCTCTTTAATAAAGTGTGTCCGTTTTGGTCCGAATCTGAAGGAATGTGCGGGAACATTGCATGCGCTGTGAATACTATAGACTCGGAAGAAGATATCCCATTAACGTGGCGCGCGGAAGAGCTGAGTAAACTGGAAGGGCCGAAAGCGGGCCATCCGGGCCGTCAGCAACAACACGAGAGGCCACGGGATAAACCCCTGCAAGGAATGCTAGGAGAGGATGTTGGGGAGAGTTGCGTGGTAGAGTACGACGACGAGTGTGATGAGCGGGACTACTGTGTCCCCGAAGATGAAGGGAGCAGTGGGAAAGGTGACTACGTGAGCTTGGTAGACAATCCTGAGCGATTCACAGGGTACGCAGGAGCCGGTGCGAACCAGGTCTGGGACGCCATCTACCGCGAAAACTGTTTTCTCAAGCCGGTACCCGAGCTTGAGCAATCGTCCTTCACTCCGCTGGGCGGACTCCAGGCTATACAAGATTTCCAAAATGTTCTCCAGAAAGAGTCGAAGCGGCCAGATCTGTTGCCGTTGGATAATGAGTGTGTAGAGAAGCGGGTCTTCCATCGGCTCATTAGTGGGATGCATGCGTCTATCTCGACTCATCTGTGCTGGGACTACCTTAACCAGACCACCGGACAGTGGCATCCCAACCTTCAGTGTTTCAAGGAGCGGCTTCACAATCACCCTGAGCGCATTTCAAATCTTTATTTCAATTACGCGCTGGTGGCTCGCGCGGTGTCCAAGCTGCGGAAGCACCTGGAAGGCTACACATATTGCCTGGGTGACCCGGCGCAAGACCAAGACACCAAAGAGAAAATCTCTCTCTTGACCTCTACTCTTGCTGAACGTCCACAAATCTTTGATGAGAACGTCATGTTTCAAGATCCGGGCGCCATCGACCTCAAGGAAGACTTCCGGAACCGCTTTCGGAACGTCAGCCGACTGATGGACTGCGTAGGCTGTGACAAGTGCCGTCTCTGGGGAAAGCTCCAGGTCAATGGCTACGGCACTGCTCTCAAGGTTCTTTTTGAGTACGACGAGACCAAGAACGGCGAGAATCCTCCTCTGCGCCGAACAGAACTAGTAGCCTTGATCAACACGCTAGGCCGTATATCCCACAGTATCGCGGCAGTGCGAAGTTTCCATCGTGCAATGGAAGTCACCGATGGTCAGGTTTTCGCAATCCCGGCCGGATCAACAGCAGGCCAGAGTCGTGCAGGTGGCAAGAAAGTCCGCCGTCTTGTCAAAAACGGCGGGTCAACGTTCTACTACGAAGACGATACCGCCGAGGACTATCAGTATATCAGCCAGCAGCGTCCCTGGGAGCGGCAACGGGTGAAGCGCGAGGGTGACACCATTATTGACGATTTCAAGGCCGAGTTCTCGGTCGTATGGGATactctcatcttcgtcctgAAAAGCTGGGTTAATATACCCTGGACCTT CTGGGAGATCGGGGTCCTCGAAGCCAACCGCCTCTGGAGTTACTGGCTGGGTCTTCCCGTGCCGCCGCGAGCTTGGAGAATCCAGCTGCCGCAGCGaccgcctcctccaattGTTGTGCGCGATGAACTATAG
- the pex13 gene encoding peroxin PEX13 (transcript_id=CADANIAT00008136) has translation MASVSPPKPWERAGATAGTALSSPATTSTAMSSTSTTSAAPTAGTSTTSATAPPSLPSRPSTLSTVANQNASNYSPYGASRFGASPYGGYGGYGSYSSPYSRFGGMGSMYGGYGGYGGMYSGMGGYGGMYGGGMPGDPNDPNSLTNSFNQSTQATFQMIESIVGAFGGFAQMLESTYMATHSSFFAMVSVAEQFGNLRNTLGSALGIFTLIRWFKTLIAKITGRPPPADATALTPAAFAAFMGGRATLPDGSPAPPRPSRKPFLMFLVALFGLPYLMGKLIKSLARSQEAQRQKIMMTANGEQQGVLDPSKLDFCRVLYDYTPESQETNGIDLAVKKGDIVAVLSKSDPMGNASEWWRCRARDGRVGYLPGPYLETIQRKPQQQALTSGSEAGSRSNTMQSQTQVGNEVAAGQKPELKGKMGDISAESFQKSAFYS, from the exons ATGGCGTCCGTATCGCCACCCAAACCCTGGGAGAGAGCCGGCGCCACTGCAG GCACTGCGTTATCATCACCAGCGACCACATCCACGGCCATGTCCTCAACGTCCACGACATCGGCGGCCCCGACCGCAGGGACCTCCACAACAAGCGCAACGGCACCCCCTTCTCTACCCTCCCGACCTAGCACACTTAGTACTGTTGCGAACCAAAACGCCTCAAACTACTCCCCATATGGCGCCTCACGATTTGGTGCGTCGCCATATGGCGGCTATGGCGGCTATGGAAGCTACTCATCCCCGTATTCGCGATTCGGTGGAATGGGCTCAATGTACGGCGGTTATGGCGGCTATGGTGGGATGTACAGCGGTATGGGAGGGTACGGAGGCATGTACGGCGGTGGCATGCCTGGCGACCCAAATGACCCGAACAGTTTGACGAACTCATTCAACCAGAGTACTCAGGCAACGTTTCAGATGATCGAGAGTATTGTCGGGGCTTTCGGTGGCTTCGCGCAGATGCTTGAGAGCACTTATATGGCGACGCATAGTTCGTTTTTTG CCATGGTATCCGTCGCTGAGCAGTTCGGAAACCTGCGTAACACGCTTGGCTCTGCCTTGGGCATCTTCACATTAATCCGGTGGTTCAAGACGTTGATCGCGAAAATAACTGGTCGTCCACCGCCAGCAGACGCTACGGCCCTTACACCAGCTGCATTCGCTGCATTTATGGGCGGCCGGGCCACACTCCCAGATGGCTCTCCAGCGCCTCCACGGCCTTCACGGAAGCCATTCCTGATGTTCCTTGTTGCCCTCTTTGGACTTCCGTACTTAATGGGCAAACTTATAAAATCTCTTGCACGTTCCCAAGAAGCACAACGTCAGAAAATCATGATGACCGCCAACGGTGAGCAGCAGGGCGTTTTGGACCCGTCCAAGCTCGACTTCTGCCGCGTTCTCTACGATTATACACCCGAATCACAGGAAACCAACGGCATTGATCTGGCCgtgaagaagggcgacaTTGTCGCTGTGCTCAGCAAATCCGATCCGATGGGCAATGCGTCGGAATGGTGGCGTTGCCGCGCGCGAGACGGCCGCGTAGGATACCTTCCGGGTCCGTATCTCGAGACTATCCAACgcaagccacagcagcaggccCTTACCTCCGGCAGTGAAGCGGGCAGTCGCAGTAACACGATGCAGAGCCAGACGCAGGTCGGCAATGAGGTTGCCGCGGGTCAGAAGCCAGAGCTTAAGGGGAAAATGGGTGATATTTCTGCGGAGAGTTTCCAAAAGAGCGCGTTCTATTCATGA